The DNA sequence TTTCGTCGTGACCAAGCCCTTGAGGCGCCCGACGTCATCTGGACCGAGGGGGACCACCTTGAGGTGGTCGCACGCCACGTACTGAAACTCGCGCTCGGGCCGGGCCCAGCAATCATCGACGAGGTCCCAGTCAACTGCTTGTCGACGCCCCCGTAGCACCTCCTTGACCGCCGCCCGCCGGGCGGGCGCGGGCACACCGAGGAACGCGAAGCGTTCCCGCATGTAGGCCGACATGGCGGCCGCGCGGACGGGGTCGGCGAGGGGACGCAGCGCGGCGTTGATAAGCGAAATGACTAGGCTTCGCCCTCGAAGAGGGTGGTTACGGAGCCGTTTTCGAAGATCTCATGGATCGTCTTGGCCAGCAGCGGGGCGATGGACAACACGGTGAGGTTCTTCCAGCCTTCGGTGGACTGCGGGAGGGTGTCGGTGGTGATGACTTCCTCCGCGCCGCACTCGGAGAGGCGCTCGCGGGCCGGGTCGGAGAACACGCCGTGCGTACAGGCGATGACGACCGACTTCGCGCCGGCTTCCTTGAGCACGCGGACGGCGCCGGCGATGGTGCCACCGGTATCAATCATGTCATCGAGGAGGATGCAGTCCTTGCCCTCCACGTCACCGACGACGCGGTTGGACACGACCTCGTTGGCCACGTCGACGCTGCGGGTCTTGTGGACGAACGCCAGCGGGGCGGCCCCTAAGGTGTTGGCCCACTTCTCGGCGACCTTGACGCGGCCGGCATCGGGGGAGACGACGCACAGGTTGTCCAAGGGGTACTTGCTGCTGATGTAATCCGTGAGGATCGGCATCGCGTGCATGTGATCGACGGGGCCGTCAAAGAAACCCTGAATCTGATCGGTGTGCAGGTCAACGGAGACGATGCGATCCGCACCGGCGGTGGCCAGCAAGTCAGCGACGAGGCGGGCCGAGATCGGCTCGCGTCCGCGATGCTTTTTGTCCTGGCGGGCGTAAGGGTAGAACGGCAGGATCGCGGTGATGCGCTTGGCGGAGCCGCGCTTCAAGGCGTCGATCATGATGAGTTGTTCCATCAGCCACTTGTTCAACGGCTGGGTGTGGGACTGGATGACGAAGCAGTCTGCGCCTCGTACCGATTCCTCGAAGCGGATGAAGATTTCACCGTTGGCGAAGTCGCGGGCGGTGGTGGGGGTGAGCTCGTAGTTGAGTTCACGAGCCACAGCTTCGCCGAGCTCCGGGTGCGCACGCCCGGAGAACAGCATCATATTCTTGTGGCTCTCAGTCCAGTGGGCAGTCATGGTTGCCGCTTAACCTTCCTGGTTGGTTGCGTCAGTGGTCGCGTCTTGAGCACGCGCGTGAGCAGCCGCCTCGGCGGCCGGAGTGCCTGGCCGCTTCTTCTCGACCCAGCCTTCAATGTTGCGCTGCGGCCCGCCCGAAACGGCGAGAGCTCCCGGGGGAACGTCCTCCCGGATTACTGTACCTGCCCCCGAATACGCGCCATCACCCACGGTCACCGGAGCAATAAACATCGTGTCCGATCCGGTTCGCACATGCGAACCGATGGTGGTGTGATGCTTATTGACACCGTCGTAGTTAACGAACACCGACGACGCCCCAATGTTCGACTCGTCCCCGACGGTGGCATCACCGATGTAGGACAGATGCGGGACCTTGGAGTTCCGCCCGATCTGGGCATTCTTCGCCTCGACGAAGCCGCCGAGCTTGCCGCCTTCACCGAGGACAGTCTTCGGGCGGATGTAGGTGAACGGCCCGACGGTGGCGTTGGCGCCGATGGTGGAATCACTGCCGTGGGTGCGGATGACGGAGGCGCCCTCGCCGATGACCATGTTGCTAAGCGTGGTGTCGGGGCCGATGACGGCATTATCGCCGATCGTCGTCGTGCCCCACAGCTGGGTGCCGGGGTGGATGACCACATCTTGGCCGATCTGTACCTCAACGCCGATGAAGGTGCTGGCCGGATCGATGACCGTGGCGCCGCCACGCATGGCCGCCTCGACGGTGCGGCGGTTGAGTTCCCGTCCGGCGTCGGCGAGCTGGACCCGATCGTTGACGCCAGCCAGCTCGCGGGGGTCCCGGGCGATGTGCGCGCGGACCGGGTGCCCGAGGCTCCGGGCGATACCGAGCACGTCGGTGAGGTACAGCTCGCCCTGGGCGTTATTGGAATCCAGCTTGGTCAAAGCATCCCGCAGGATGGCCCCGTCGAAGGCGAAGACGCCGGAGTTGACCTCGTCGATCTCCAGCTCCGCGTCGGTGGCATCCTTCTGCTCGACGATGGCGGTGACCTCACCGTCATCATTGCGGACGATGCGGCCGTAGCCGGTGGGATCTGCCAACCGCATGGTGAGAACGGTGACAGCGGAGGCTGCGGACGAGTGAGCATCAATGAGCGATTGAATCGTCTCCGACGTCAACAGCGGAACATCCCCATTGGTGACGATGACCGTGCCAGCAAAACCCGGGATCGGCTCGAGCCCGCACTGGACAGCGTGACCCGTTCCATTCTGCTCAGCCTGAACGGCCTGCAGAATGTCGCGGCCCAGCACCTCGGCGACGGTGCTCACCGCCGGGGCAACCTGCTCCCGCTGATGGCCGACCACCGCGACGATGTGCTGCGGGTTCACCCCCGCGGCGGCATGGAGCGCATGGGAGAGCAGCGACCTCCCCCCGATCTCGTGCAGAGTCTTCTGTTTCGTGGACTTCATGCGGGTGCCAGCGCCGGCCGCCAAGACGACGACGGCGCAGTCGGTGAAGGTAGTCACGTGGGGGAGTCTCCTCTAAATAAATGGGCGCTCGTTCGCAACCAGCATATAACCGCACCCAGACATTAAGCGGAGACTTCCCTCAGTCGGAGGGACGCAACCACCCCTATCAGGCCAATGACAGCGAGGAAGATGAGTGCCGCCGAGGACCCCGCCAGTGCCACGATTCCCGACAATGCGCCTACGACCAGGAGGATCACGCCCATGAGTGTGTTGGCCGCCCCCACGTAGCGAGTCCGCTGATCACCCTCTGCCATATCCACGATGTACGTCTTCCGCGCCACCCTAATTGCCGTGTGGGTGAGGTTGACCAGGAAGAACCCCACCGGGAAGACCCACGCGTTGACGCCATGGGGCAGCCACTGCGCCGAGGCCACTAGGCCCAGGACCAGTAGCGAGCCGATGAGTGCCCCATAGGCCATGACATTGCGGGAGGAGGCATCCGACCAGATGCCTGAGATCCGGCCGCCGATCACCGACGCCAACCCCGAGGCGATGAGGAAAGCGCCCAGGCCGGTGAGGCCATGCCCAATTTCCTGGCTCAACGTGACAATAAACGCCGTCGACAAGGCCGTCACCAGCAACAACGAGCGGGCGATGACGAAGCGGCGGAAATCGCGATCCTGGGTAAAAAGCAGCCAGGTGTCGGCCCACCACGACGTGGCCAGGCTCTCCGGCTCCGCGGTGTCCTCCGGCTCCTTGATGGTCTGGAAGACCAACCCCGCCACCACCCACGCCCCCGCAGAAGCAAAGATGAGCGCCGCCAGGATCCACGTCGGAATATCAGAGCCCAGATATTCCAGGAACAGGCCGACGGCCAGAGCCACCGCCCCGCCCACGGCCGTCGCCCGACCCGTGATGAGCCCGCGCCGCCCCTTCGAGATCGTCCGCCCCTGGACATCCTTCGAAGCGATGGAACACATGGCGCGAAACACCGCGAGGATGGCGAGGAGCACCGTAACCGCCACACCCAGGGCCGTGCCCGAAAGAGTCAGCGCTGCGACGCCGATGCCTGCCGCCGCTCCCGCCTGACCCAACGAACCCGCCACCCAGATCCCTTTGCGCGAACGCTGCGTGAGCACCCACGGGGTGAAGGCCGCCTGGGGGAGCATGGAACCCGATTCGCGGATGGGCACGAGCAGGGCAATGAAGAACCCCGGCGTGCCGGCTGCCTGCAGGAGCCACGGCAGGACCGTCTTCGCCGCGACGATCTGATCGCCCACGTTTTGCAGGCCATTCGACCAGATAAATCGGCGGGCATTGTGTTCTTCGAGGTTGTCCACGGTGCTGGCTCGTCCCTTGTGGTGGTGAATAAAAAAGTCTCAGAAATGGACCGCTTAGTCTAGCCTGTGTTCCCACGGACCCTTTTCGCCTCTACCTAGGAAAACACAGCCCATGACGCAACCGAAATCCTCCCTGCCCGTTATCTCGCTGTCGACTCTTCTCGGTGACTCTGGAGCTGCTAGTCGGGACCGGGAAATCGCCCGGCTACGCGAGGTCACCCACGAGATTGGCTTTTTCTACCTCGCCGACCACGGGGTGCCGCCGGAGTTGCAAGACGAGCTGTTCCAGGTAGCCAAGGAGTTCTTCGCCCTCCCCTTGGCGGCGAAGGAGGAGATCGCCTTTACGGACAATCCCCACTACCGCGGTTATTCCCGGCTAGGGGAGGAACTCACCCAGGGTAAGACCGATTGGCGTGAGCAGATCGACTACGGGGCCGACCGTCCGGCACTGGTGGACGGGGTGGAGGAGAACCCATGGCGCATCCTCGAGGGGCCTAACCCGTGGCCGAGTGCGGTGCCGCGCATGGAGCCGCTGATCAATGAGTGGCAGGACCTATTGTCGGAGGTCGGGCTGGAGCTGCTGCGGGCGTGGGCTGAGTCGCTGGGCCAGGAGCCCACCTATTTTGATGAGATTTTCCACCATCCTCACCCCATGATGAAGCTCGCCCACTACCCGGCTCCCTCGGATGGGGAGGCGGCCCAGGGGGTCGGCGCCCACCACGATGCCGGGGTGCTCACCTTGCTGCTGCCGGAGCCCGGATCGGGTGGGCTGCAGGTGCTCAAGGACGGATCGTGGATTGACGTGGAGGCGATCCCCAATCACTTCGTGGTCAACATCGGCGAGCTCCTCGAGGCCGCCACCGACGGCTACCTCGTTGCCACCCCGCACCGCGTTGTTCCCTCCGCGCCGGGCACCTCCCGCTATTCCATTCCTTTCTTCCTTACCCCCAACCTGGATGCCCGTTTTCCCCGCGTGGACCTTCCTGCCGAGTTCGCCGCAGCGGCCAGGGGGTTAGGCAAGGACATGAATGACCAAGAGATTTTCGATATCTCCGGCCTCAACACCCTCAAGTCCCGCCTGCGCGCCCACCCGGAAACCACCGCAAAATATCACGCTGAGATCGCTCGAGTCTGGGGTTAGGCTGGTCGTTATGACCCCGAGCCTGCGCATGTCCCGTCGAGTCTTCTTCCGTGGAACGGCGGTGCTGCTGGGAATGGCGGCGCTGGCGGCCTGCTCGGGGCCGACCCAGCCCACGCCCCGCGGCTACGACAGCGCCCCTCGGCCCCTGCCGATCCCGCCTATCGACGAAGGCAGTGTCGACGGTCGCCTGCGAACCTTCACCCTGTCCACGCAGGCCGGCGAATCCGCCATCCTCCCCGACGGCCCCGCCACCCCCACCTGGGGTTTCAACGGGCCGCACCTCGGCCCCACCCTCCGCGCCCGCCGGGGTGACGATATCCGCGTCGACATCACCAACGACCTCGACGAGATGACCACCATCCACTGGCACGGCATGAAACTCCCCGCCGCCTCCGACGGTGGCCCCCACTCGCCGATCGAACCGGGGGACACTTGGTCACCGGAGTGGACGGTCAACCAACCGGCCGCGACTTTGTGGTACCACCCGCACCCCCACGAACGCACCGCCCTGCACTGCTACCGCGGGCTCGCCGCGATGTTCATCCTCGACGATGAGGTGAGCGACTCCCTCGACCTGCCGCGCACCTATGGAGTAGACGACATTCCCGTCGTCATCACCGACGCCAAGTTCCACGACGACGGCCGCCTCGACGAAACCATCGACCCCACCTTGGGCCTCACCGGCGACACTCCGCTGGTCAACGGCATCACCAACGCCGCCTTCGCGGCTACCACCCGCCGCGTCCGCCTGCGCATCATCAACGGTGCCAGCATGCGCTTCTATCACCTACAGCTTTCCGACGCCCGCCCCTTCCACGTCATCTCCTCCGATTCCGGTCTCCTCCCCGCCCCGGAAGAAGTCGAATCCGTGCTGCTCAGCCCCGCCGAACGCATCGACATCCTCGTCGACCTCTCCCCAGGTGAGGAGCTCGACCTCGAATCCATTCCCCTCGACGGCAACTTCGGCATCCCCGAGGGCGACAACTACACCAACTTCGGCTTCCAAGACGGCTTCACCCTCCTCCGCCTCACCGGCCCCGCTGAGGACGCCCCGCCCGTCGGCGCCCTGCCCACCACTCTCGACCCCGCCGCCGCCGACACCCCCAACACCGCCGGCTCGAAGCGCCGCGACTTCCTCCTCAACACCTTCACCATCAACGACCAGCTCATGGACATGAACCGCGTCGACCTCACCATCGACCACCTCGGCCCCGAGGTCTGGTCTGTCACCAACGGCAACTCCGACTGGCCTCACAACTTCCACATCCACAACGCCCGGTTCAAGGTCGTGTCCATCGACGGCGCCGACACCGACGCCGTCATGACCAGCGGGTGGAAAGACACCGTCGCCATTCCCCCGGGAGCCACCGCCGAACTCGCCGTCGAATTCGGCTGGTACCCCGACCCGACGATGCCGTACATGTATCACTGCCACATGCTCCTCCACGAGGACCAGGGCATGATGGGCCAGTTCGTCATCGTCGAACCCGGTGGGGAAGCGAATATCCAGGCGATGGAGGGCCACGCCCACTAGGTGATCGCGACCTCCTCCTCCCGACATTTAGCCACATCGGCGAGAAGCGACCTGGGCTTTCAGTCCGACTGAGGCCCCGGAAAGCGTTCCGGTCGCGATCAGCCGGTCGCGAGGACGCCACGACAATCCCACGACAATCCCACGACAAGCGTGACCATAAGTGGCCTTAACTGACCGCAAGCAACAGTGACGAAAAAACTAACACCCCTGGCAGCGGCGCTAAACCGCTGCTCAGGGGTGTGACGAAAAGCTTCCCCACAAGGACTCGAACCTTGAATGCTGGTACCAAAAACCAGAGTGTTGCCAATTACACCATGGGGAATTGCGATTGTTTCGCAGGACTAGGATACCTGACACCGTTCTGTGAACCGAAACGCCCGGCAGGATAGGGTGTTAGCTATGGTTCGACAGCGTATGACCGGCAAGGAACGCCGAGAGCAATTGATTTCCATCGGCCGTTCTGTTTTCGCGGAGCGTGGGTTCGAGGGCACGAGCGTGGAGGAGATTGCGCAGCGTGCGGGGGTGTCGAAGCCGGTTGTCTATGAGCACTTTGGGGGCAAGGAGGGGCTGTATGCGGTCGTGGTCGATCGGGAGATGCTCAGCCTGGAGCGGTTGATTATGCAGGCGTTGTCGCAGGGGCGTTCGCGGCATCGGATTGAGCAGGCGGTGATTGCGTTGCTTACTTATGTCGAGGAGGAGACGGATGGTTTCCGGATCTTGGTTCGTGATTCGGTGCCGGGCCAGGATAAGTCTTATTCGACTCTGTTGAATACGGCGGTGGGGCAGGTGTCGCATATTTTGGGTAATTCTTTTGAGCGTCAGGGTCTTGATCCGGATGCGGCGATTTTGTATGGGCAGGCATTGGTCGGGATGGTGTCGATGACTGCGCAGTGGTGGTTGGATGAGCGGGAGCCGGCGAAGGAGGTGGTGGCGGCGCACATCGTCAATTTGAGTTGGAATGGTTTGGCGGGAATGGAGCCGCATCCCGTACTCTCCGAGGCGGTTATGCAGGAACTTTCAGGGGAGAAGTAGTGACGGCAATGTTGGCGGGGCTGCTCAAGGTGGCGGCGACCGATCCGAAGCTTAAGGGCATGCTCGCTCATCGTGGTGAGCCGCAGTTGCATCTGCAGGGTATTGATCAGGCGCGGCCGTGGGCGGTGGGGGCGTTGGCGCAGCAGTCGCCGGTCCTCGTTGTCACGGCGACGGGCCGGGAGGCGGAGGATCTCACGGCGGAGTTGCGGGCGCTGCTCGGTGACAAGGTGGCGTGGTTCCCGTCGTGGGAGACGCTCCCGCATGAGCGGCTCAGCCCGGGCGCCGACACGATCGGCCGTCGTGCGCAGGTCTTAGACCAGCTTATCGACGCCCGTGTGTCCGTCGTCGTCACCGCCGCCCGCGGGTTCTGCCAACCCCTCCTGGAGTCGGCGGAGGGCCGCGAGCCTATTCGGCTCGTCCAGGGCCAGGAGTACGATTTTTCCGCCCTCACCGAGGAGTTGGTGTTCCGCGCCTACCACCACGTGGACATGGTGGCTCGGCGTGGTGAGTTCGCCACCCGTGGTGGCATTCTAGATATTTTTCCCACGACCGCCGATCACCCGGTCCGCGTCGAGTTCTGGGGCGACGAGGTCAGCGACATCCGTCTGTTTGCCGTCGCCGATCAGCGCACCATCCCCGATGCCGAGGTCTCCCAGGTGGAGATCTATCCGGCCCGGGAGCTGCCCATCACCGAGGCCATCGCCAAGCGTGCCGGGGAGCTCGCCCTCGAGCATCCCGGCAACGCCACCTTGGTGGAGTTGTTGACAAAGCTCTCCGACCGCATACCTGCGGATGGGATGGAGGCGTTGATCCCCGCGCTCGTCGATAAGCAGATGCGGACCTTGCCGGAGCTCATGCCCGCGGGGACGCACGTGGTGCTTGTGGCGCCGGAGAAGATCCGGCGGCGCATCGCCGACCTGGAAGCCACCGACGCCGAGTTCCTCGCCGCGGGCTGGGAGGCTGCCGCAATGGGCGCAACCGGCCCGATCGCCGCCGAGGGCCTCGATTTGTCGGCCTCCTCCTACCGCTCCTTCGAATCGCTCGAGGTCAGCGTCCGCCAGGCGGGCCTGAGCTGGTGGACCTTCTCCCCGCCCGGCATGTTCGAAGGCGCGGAGGGGGACACCCTGCCACTCGACTTCGAGCCTGGCCCCACCCCGCGTGGCGATGCCGACGGGATCGCCGCCATGATGTCCCTCCTGCTCGCCCACACCTCCTCCGGGGGACGGGCGGCCTTCATCGCCCCCGCCCAGGGCGCGATCAAACGCATGGTGGATCGCTTCGCCGAGCAGGGCATCCCCGCCCGCGTGGCCACACCCGGGTGGGAACCGTCCCCCGGCGAAGTCACCCTCTACCAGGCGTTCAGCCACGCCGGAGTCGTATTCCCCAAGGTGCGCAAACACCGCGACGCCGAAGCCCTCCCGTTAGTTGTCATCACCGAAACCGACCTCACCGGCAACCGCGTCGGCGACATCGCCGGGGCTAAGCGACGGCCCGCCAGGCGACGCCACCGCGTCGACCCCCTCGCCCTGAAGACCGGCGATTTCGTCGTGCATGAAACCCACGGCATCGGCCGCTTCCTCAAGATGGCCGAACGCAGCATCAACGCCGGCGATGAAAAGAGCCGCCGCGAATACATCGTCCTCGAATACGCCCCCGCCAAGCGCGGCCAGCCCGCCGACCAGCTGTGGGTCCCCATGGATTCCCTCGACCTACTGTCGAAGTACTCCGGCGGCGAATCCCCGACCCTGTCCAAGATGGGCGGCTCCGATTGGAAGAACACCAAAAAGAAGGCCCGCGCCGCCGTCCGCGAAATCGCCGGTGAACTCGTCGAGCTCTACGCCAAGCGCCAAGCCGCCCCCGGCCACCCCTTCGCCCCCGATTCTCCCTGGCAGAAGGAGATGGAAGACAACTTCCCCTTCGTCGAGACCGAAGACCAGATGCTCGCCATCGACGCCGTGAAGACCGACATGGAGGCGACCGTCCCCATGGACCGCGTCATCGTCGGCGATGTCGGCTACGGCAAGACCGAAGTCGCCGTCCGCGCTGCGTTCAAGGCCGTCCAGGACGGCAAACAGGTCGCCGTCCTCGTGCCCACGACCCTGCTCGCCCAGCAGCACTTGGCCACCTTCGAGGAGCGGATGCAAGGCTTTCCGATCACCATCCGCGGGCTTTCCCGCTTCACCTCCCGGCAGGAATCGAAGGAGATCCTCGCTGGCCTGGGCGACGGGTCCGTCGACATCGTCATTGGCACCCACCGCCTCCTGCAGACGGGCGTGCACTGGAAGAACCTCGGCCTCATCGTCGTTGATGAGGAGCAGCGCTTCGGCGTCGAACACAAAGAACACATCAAGGCGCTGCGCACCAACGTCGATGTCCTTACCATGTCCGCGACCCCCATCCCGCGCACCCTGGAAATGTCGATGGCCGGCATCCGCGAAATGACCACCATCCTCACACCCCCCGAGGACCGCCACCCCGTCCTCACCTACGTCGGCGCCCAAGAAGAAAAACAGATCGCCGCCTCCATCCGCCGCGAACTGCTCCGCGACGGCCAAGTCTTCTTCATCCACAACAAAGTCGCCGACATCGAGAAGAAGGCCCGCGAACTCCGCGACCTCGTCCCCGAAGCCCGCATCGTCGTCGCCCACGGCCAGATGGGGGAGGAGCAACTCGAATCCACCGTCCAGGGATTCTGGGACCGCGAATACGACGTCCTCGTCTGCACCACCATCGTCGAAACCGGCCTCGACATCGCGAACGCCAACACCCTCATCGTGGAAAACGCCCATCACATGGGCCTGTCCCAGCTCCACCAGCTGCGCGGCCGCGTCGGCCGATCCCGCGAACGCGGCTACGCCTACTTCCTCTACCCCAAGGGCGCCTCACTCACCGAAACCTCCTACGACCGGCTGGCCACCATCGCCCAAAACAACGACCTCGGGGCCGGCATGGCCGTCGCCATGAAAGACCTTGAGATGCGCGGCGCCGGCAACGTTCTCGGCGCCCAACAATCCGGCCACATCGCCGGCGTCGGCTTCGACCTCTACGTCCGCCTCGTTGGCGAGGCCGTCGAGGTCTACAAAGCCCTCGCCCGCGGCGAGATGCCCGACGCCACCGACCAAGGCCCCAAAGAAATCCGCATCGACCTCCCCGTCGACGCCCACATCCCCGAGTCCTACATCAACTCCGAACGCCTCCGTCTCGAGGTTTACCGCAAACTCGCCTCCTCCACCGGCGACACCGACCTCCAACTCGTCGTCGAAGAAATGGAAGACCGCTACGGGCCCATCCCCGAACCCGTCTCCCGCCTCCTCGCCGTCGCCCGCCTGCGCCACCAAGCCCGCCGCGCCGGAGTCGGCGACATCATCGTCCAAGGCACCCGCATCAAGATCCACCCCGTTGACCTGCCCGACTCCAAACAAGTCCGCCTCAAACGCCTCTTCCCCGGCTCCACCTACCGAGCCGCCGCCAAAGCCATCCAAGTGTCCTTCCCCAAAACCCGCAGCGGCGCCGGCCAACCCAACCTCCGCGACGTCGACCTCCTCCAATGGGTCGCCGACTTCCTCTCCAAGATGTTCGACCTGCCGGACGTCTCCGTCAGCGGCAAGCCCGTGGAGTCCACGGTGATGAGCTTCCACTAGGTGACAATATTCATACTGTTCGTCGACGGCCTTAGGTGGGGAGTAAAACGAAGGTATAGCTACCCTGACTAGAGGATCATCATGGACACCGACATCGTGCTTGGCGACGCCGCCGCCACACCCACCGAACTCCGCCAACGCCTCCACGAGCTCGGCCTGCGGCCGGGCACGACGATCCGTCTAGGTCAGCCCACCGCAGGCGGTGGGCGCGTGGTGGCGGTGGGCAATGTCCGCTACGCCTTAGACAGGCGTACCCTCGACGGCCTGCTGTCATGACCGAGCTCAACACCTGCAGCCACTGTGGTCCGGCGCCGAAGCCAGCCGAAGCCGGGGCCACCGTCATCGCTCTTGTCGGTGCGCAAAACTCCGGCAAGTCGACGCTGTTCAACGCCCTCACCGGTGCCCGCGTGCACACCGGCAACTGGCCTGGCACCTCCGTGGCAGTCAGCCGCGGCGCCTGGGGGAGAGGCCGCGAACTCATCGACTTCCCCGGCACTTACTCGCTCAACCCGTTGAGCCCCGACGAGGCGCTCACCCGCACCCTCCTCGTGGACGCCCCACCCGACGAACGCCCCGATGCTGTCATCGTCGCCGTCGACGCGACCGCCTTGGGCCGCAGCCTCTACCTGGTGACCCAAGCCCTGGAGCTGGACCACCGCGTGGTCGTCGCGTTGACCAAAACGGATGTGGCCCGCGCCCAGGGTGAGGAGGTCCACGCCCAGGCCCTTGCCGAGCAGCTCGGTGTCCCCGTCGTCGTGGTCAATGGCCGCACCCGGCAAGGACTGCGGGAACTCGAGGATGTCCTCTCGGCGCATCAGCACCACCATCCCCGCCACTTCGACGAGGAGGAGCGCTTCGCGTTTATCGACGCCGCCGCCACCTCCGCCACCTCCACCGTCGAGGGGGCCCGCACCAACTGGACCGAACGCATCGACCGCATCGCCCTGCATCCCGTCCTTGGGCCGATCGCCTTCCTCGCCGTCATGTGGCTCGTCTTCCAGATCACGATCTACCTCGCCGCGCCCCTCCAGGGGTGGGCCGAGTGGCTGCTCACCGGGCCGACTGCCGACGCCGCCCGCGCCGGACTCGCCTTCCTCGGCATCGACCATTGGTTGGTCACCGGCCTTGTCGTCGACGGACTGATCTCCGGCGTTGGCATGGTCGCCAGCTTCCTGCCGCTCATGGCGTTGATGTTTTTGTGCATGGCTGTCCTGGAGGACTCGGGATACATGGCCCGCGCGGCCGTCGTCACGGATCGCGTCATGCGATCGATCGGCCTGCCCGGCAAGGCATTCATCCCGATCGTCATCGGATTCGGCTGCAACGTGCCCGCCATCTCCGCGACCCGCACGCTGAGCTCCCCGCGCCAACG is a window from the Corynebacterium testudinoris genome containing:
- the mfd gene encoding transcription-repair coupling factor yields the protein MLAGLLKVAATDPKLKGMLAHRGEPQLHLQGIDQARPWAVGALAQQSPVLVVTATGREAEDLTAELRALLGDKVAWFPSWETLPHERLSPGADTIGRRAQVLDQLIDARVSVVVTAARGFCQPLLESAEGREPIRLVQGQEYDFSALTEELVFRAYHHVDMVARRGEFATRGGILDIFPTTADHPVRVEFWGDEVSDIRLFAVADQRTIPDAEVSQVEIYPARELPITEAIAKRAGELALEHPGNATLVELLTKLSDRIPADGMEALIPALVDKQMRTLPELMPAGTHVVLVAPEKIRRRIADLEATDAEFLAAGWEAAAMGATGPIAAEGLDLSASSYRSFESLEVSVRQAGLSWWTFSPPGMFEGAEGDTLPLDFEPGPTPRGDADGIAAMMSLLLAHTSSGGRAAFIAPAQGAIKRMVDRFAEQGIPARVATPGWEPSPGEVTLYQAFSHAGVVFPKVRKHRDAEALPLVVITETDLTGNRVGDIAGAKRRPARRRHRVDPLALKTGDFVVHETHGIGRFLKMAERSINAGDEKSRREYIVLEYAPAKRGQPADQLWVPMDSLDLLSKYSGGESPTLSKMGGSDWKNTKKKARAAVREIAGELVELYAKRQAAPGHPFAPDSPWQKEMEDNFPFVETEDQMLAIDAVKTDMEATVPMDRVIVGDVGYGKTEVAVRAAFKAVQDGKQVAVLVPTTLLAQQHLATFEERMQGFPITIRGLSRFTSRQESKEILAGLGDGSVDIVIGTHRLLQTGVHWKNLGLIVVDEEQRFGVEHKEHIKALRTNVDVLTMSATPIPRTLEMSMAGIREMTTILTPPEDRHPVLTYVGAQEEKQIAASIRRELLRDGQVFFIHNKVADIEKKARELRDLVPEARIVVAHGQMGEEQLESTVQGFWDREYDVLVCTTIVETGLDIANANTLIVENAHHMGLSQLHQLRGRVGRSRERGYAYFLYPKGASLTETSYDRLATIAQNNDLGAGMAVAMKDLEMRGAGNVLGAQQSGHIAGVGFDLYVRLVGEAVEVYKALARGEMPDATDQGPKEIRIDLPVDAHIPESYINSERLRLEVYRKLASSTGDTDLQLVVEEMEDRYGPIPEPVSRLLAVARLRHQARRAGVGDIIVQGTRIKIHPVDLPDSKQVRLKRLFPGSTYRAAAKAIQVSFPKTRSGAGQPNLRDVDLLQWVADFLSKMFDLPDVSVSGKPVESTVMSFH
- a CDS encoding ferrous iron transport protein A, encoding MDTDIVLGDAAATPTELRQRLHELGLRPGTTIRLGQPTAGGGRVVAVGNVRYALDRRTLDGLLS
- the feoB gene encoding ferrous iron transport protein B — encoded protein: MTELNTCSHCGPAPKPAEAGATVIALVGAQNSGKSTLFNALTGARVHTGNWPGTSVAVSRGAWGRGRELIDFPGTYSLNPLSPDEALTRTLLVDAPPDERPDAVIVAVDATALGRSLYLVTQALELDHRVVVALTKTDVARAQGEEVHAQALAEQLGVPVVVVNGRTRQGLRELEDVLSAHQHHHPRHFDEEERFAFIDAAATSATSTVEGARTNWTERIDRIALHPVLGPIAFLAVMWLVFQITIYLAAPLQGWAEWLLTGPTADAARAGLAFLGIDHWLVTGLVVDGLISGVGMVASFLPLMALMFLCMAVLEDSGYMARAAVVTDRVMRSIGLPGKAFIPIVIGFGCNVPAISATRTLSSPRQRILTSLLIPFTSCSARLVVFLMLGTVFFPDHAGTVVFTMYVISIALVVLTGLVLRHTLWRTMPSEPLLIDLPTYQWPTPRLAATVVWVRVRGFLKDAATIIVATVIVVWLMLSIPVGGATVAPGEAPAPAESAYGAVSHAIAPVFEPAGFGSWSLTGPLLTGFVAKEAVISTWAQTYAVEDVTDEAPEEQAASPLAREVTRDFDEASGGHALAAVWAYMLFMLCYTPCVATIAAQKREIGWRWTLFGFGVQLAFAWLLATGAFQLLKLVGL